Proteins from a genomic interval of Lacticaseibacillus pabuli:
- a CDS encoding MarR family winged helix-turn-helix transcriptional regulator, translated as MADEITTHHLTEKFFDLTMLFNLEMQEKDGTPFLYQGQGNILMALGKQDGLSQRQLAEQLDISAPSVTEFVNKLVKKGLVTKTRSAKDKRVFLIHLTAAGRQSQQQVTSADIAEWDLLTPQQQAEFAKMLDILISGVQSKYNDDASKRALASLRRHFLARASQ; from the coding sequence ATGGCAGATGAAATCACAACGCATCATTTAACGGAAAAGTTTTTCGACCTCACAATGTTGTTCAACCTGGAGATGCAAGAAAAAGACGGGACGCCCTTTCTCTATCAGGGCCAGGGAAATATCCTGATGGCGCTAGGCAAACAAGACGGCCTCTCGCAAAGACAACTGGCCGAGCAGCTCGACATCTCTGCCCCCTCCGTCACTGAGTTCGTCAATAAACTAGTCAAGAAGGGGCTCGTGACCAAGACGCGCTCCGCCAAGGACAAACGCGTCTTCCTCATTCACCTCACGGCAGCTGGGCGTCAGTCCCAGCAACAAGTTACTAGCGCCGACATTGCGGAATGGGACCTGCTCACGCCGCAGCAGCAGGCCGAATTTGCCAAAATGCTCGACATCCTCATCTCTGGTGTGCAATCTAAGTACAACGACGACGCGAGCAAGCGAGCCCTCGCCAGCTTGCGGCGCCACTTTCTTGC